A window from Athalia rosae chromosome 5, iyAthRosa1.1, whole genome shotgun sequence encodes these proteins:
- the LOC105687256 gene encoding BLOC-1-related complex subunit 6 isoform X1 produces the protein MDNEDGERSPRVDGVIRADKIAAFDYDEDKLHEMTASYSEISFDSQSSPPVSELRSLIESPDLEGGKYMVENLDKTDLNNPRPDSLELKNESTSPEEDEEVEDVDPPSYHKAIGYLQLEGTVMQEGDMVLFVAEDLENKIKLSSPVTKKGETPSFPGSRSSTPCLYRQALAPQLPILDHNVLNELEMEARKVATSVDSLTENLAAILHSVSALTVDCLETYRDAVCKTCDAVDHNIKSMYQLMAKCEELSKSMGPIYKLADRIKEMKRMLELFESAMNL, from the exons ATGGACAATGAAGATGGAGAGCGTTCACCCAGAGTGGATGGAGTAATTCGTGCGGATAAAATAGCTGCATTTGACTACGACGAGGACAAA CTTCATGAAATGACAGCTTCGTATTCCGAGATATCATTTGATTCTCAATCTTCTCCGCCAGTTTCCGAGCTTCGTTCTCTGATAGAATCACCAGATTTGGAAGGTGGTAAATACATGGTTGAAAACCTCGATAAAACAGACTTAAATAACCCGAGGCCTGATAGtttagaattaaaaaatgaaagtacaAGTCCTGAGGAAGATGAAGAAGTGGAAGATGTTGACCCTCCAAGTTACCATAAAGCAATTGGATACCTACAATTGGAAGGTACCGTAATGCAGGAAGGAGACATGGTGCTATTCGTAGCAGAGGATTTAGAAAACAAGATAAAACTCTCTAGCCCAGTAACAAAAAAGGGAGAAACTCCATCATTTCCAGGATCCAGAAGTTCAACCCCCTGTCTTTACCGACAAGCACTTGCTCCCCAGCTTCCCATACTTGATCATAATGTTCTCAATGAATTAGAAATGGAAGCCCGTAAAGTGGCAACATCCGTTGATTCTCTCACTGAAAATCTGGCAGCTATATTACACAGT GTATCAGCATTGACTGTTGATTGTTTAGAGACGTACAGAGACGCTGTTTGTAAAACTTGCGACGCCGTTGATCACAACATAAAATCAATGTACCAGCTGATGGCCAAATGTGAAGAACTTTCAAAATCGATGGGACCAATTTACAAACTCGCCGACCGAAT aaAGGAGATGAAGAGGATGTTGGAGTTATTCGAAAGTGCTATGAATCTGTGA
- the LOC105687244 gene encoding transmembrane protein 45B-like has protein sequence MEESDSALGYILSGMIFYIFGLKWCYEYAKFWPRHPRDQDSEREVSKLLQFSKWCQGFLRRHPLEGTLKLLATALGLASALTRNLSNITTVSPKVVHATTICLFFALSGLVDVLTFYFPNVVGNGLGNMALAQSFFVEGLLFFWATPFNGVIIILAGIVWTTSLTIVLELVWPDMKLLRAASTLLHGGWLAHMVRSYHITDIESSGRIALIFSWHLAAAFVVTLCIVSITRSCAPKVRPTEPPEIPIYDYCHLMDHHRV, from the coding sequence ATGGAGGAAAGTGACAGTGCCTTGGGTTACATTCTATCCGGAATGATATTCTACATATTTGGATTGAAATGGTGCTACGAATACGCTAAATTTTGGCCCCGTCATCCTAGAGACCAAGACTCAGAGCGTGAAGTTTCCAagcttcttcaattttctaaatGGTGTCAAGGATTCTTACGTCGACATCCCTTGGAAGGGACTCTTAAACTTCTAGCAACTGCTTTAGGTTTGGCTAGTGCATTGACGAGAAATCTATCAAACATAACAACAGTCTCACCTAAAGTTGTACACGCAACAACgatttgccttttttttgcCCTCTCCGGGCTGGTTGATGTCTTAACTTTCTACTTCCCAAACGTAGTTGGAAATGGTTTAGGAAATATGGCACTTGCTCAGAGCTTTTTTGTCGAAGGATTGCTCTTCTTCTGGGCTACACCATTTAAcggtgtaataattatactcGCAGGCATTGTGTGGACAACTTCTCTCACCATTGTTTTAGAATTAGTTTGGCCTGATATGAAACTCCTTAGAGCTGCTTCCACACTTTTACATGGGGGATGGCTCGCTCACATGGTGAGGTCGTACCACATAACAGACATAGAATCATCTGGTAGAAttgctctcattttttcttggcATCTTGCTGCTGCTTTTGTCGTAACTCTGTGCATTGTTTCCATCACGCGAAGCTGCGCTCCAAAAGTAAGACCAACCGAACCTCCGGAGATACCAATTTACGATTATTGCCACCTTATGGATCATCACAGAGTGTAA
- the LOC105687256 gene encoding BLOC-1-related complex subunit 6 isoform X2 codes for MTASYSEISFDSQSSPPVSELRSLIESPDLEGGKYMVENLDKTDLNNPRPDSLELKNESTSPEEDEEVEDVDPPSYHKAIGYLQLEGTVMQEGDMVLFVAEDLENKIKLSSPVTKKGETPSFPGSRSSTPCLYRQALAPQLPILDHNVLNELEMEARKVATSVDSLTENLAAILHSVSALTVDCLETYRDAVCKTCDAVDHNIKSMYQLMAKCEELSKSMGPIYKLADRIKEMKRMLELFESAMNL; via the exons ATGACAGCTTCGTATTCCGAGATATCATTTGATTCTCAATCTTCTCCGCCAGTTTCCGAGCTTCGTTCTCTGATAGAATCACCAGATTTGGAAGGTGGTAAATACATGGTTGAAAACCTCGATAAAACAGACTTAAATAACCCGAGGCCTGATAGtttagaattaaaaaatgaaagtacaAGTCCTGAGGAAGATGAAGAAGTGGAAGATGTTGACCCTCCAAGTTACCATAAAGCAATTGGATACCTACAATTGGAAGGTACCGTAATGCAGGAAGGAGACATGGTGCTATTCGTAGCAGAGGATTTAGAAAACAAGATAAAACTCTCTAGCCCAGTAACAAAAAAGGGAGAAACTCCATCATTTCCAGGATCCAGAAGTTCAACCCCCTGTCTTTACCGACAAGCACTTGCTCCCCAGCTTCCCATACTTGATCATAATGTTCTCAATGAATTAGAAATGGAAGCCCGTAAAGTGGCAACATCCGTTGATTCTCTCACTGAAAATCTGGCAGCTATATTACACAGT GTATCAGCATTGACTGTTGATTGTTTAGAGACGTACAGAGACGCTGTTTGTAAAACTTGCGACGCCGTTGATCACAACATAAAATCAATGTACCAGCTGATGGCCAAATGTGAAGAACTTTCAAAATCGATGGGACCAATTTACAAACTCGCCGACCGAAT aaAGGAGATGAAGAGGATGTTGGAGTTATTCGAAAGTGCTATGAATCTGTGA